The Heyndrickxia vini genome contains a region encoding:
- a CDS encoding glycosyltransferase family 4 protein, protein MKIVQLITRMDEPGGAQIHVRDLAIRLKHIGHDVILFSGSAETAFPELQQQEITHTRVKHLIREIHLIYDMKALIELRRALKAMKPDLLALHSSKAGLIGRVAGWSLGIPTVLTAHGWAFTEGVSRKKRWIYSILEKFAGFISTGIVSVSHYDRQLAINNKVIAEKKIRVIQNGVPDIERRKLAAPHINPVNMIMVARFAEPKDYQTLVEVLSKLKTKEWKIHFVGEGPLKRDIELEVDKRGLSERVTFLGKRDDVPEILANSQIFILLSKWEGLPLSIIEAMRSGLPVIASNVGGVSELVQNGKSGFLIEKGDKEGLLEKITQLIDQPMLRKQFGQSGRMIYIENFTIERMVDDTLTFYQQVVSKI, encoded by the coding sequence TTGAAAATCGTTCAACTTATTACAAGAATGGATGAACCGGGTGGCGCACAAATTCATGTAAGGGATCTTGCGATAAGGCTTAAACATATTGGTCATGACGTCATATTATTTTCTGGAAGTGCAGAAACGGCCTTTCCAGAATTACAACAACAGGAAATTACGCATACAAGGGTGAAACACCTTATAAGAGAAATTCATTTGATTTATGATATGAAGGCATTAATTGAACTAAGGCGAGCTTTAAAAGCAATGAAGCCAGATTTATTGGCACTACACTCATCAAAGGCTGGATTAATTGGGCGGGTTGCAGGCTGGTCGCTTGGAATACCAACCGTTCTTACAGCTCATGGCTGGGCATTTACGGAAGGTGTATCCCGCAAGAAGAGATGGATATATTCCATTTTAGAAAAATTCGCAGGGTTTATTTCAACTGGTATCGTTTCAGTTTCTCATTATGATCGGCAACTTGCTATTAATAATAAAGTGATTGCAGAAAAGAAAATTAGGGTTATCCAAAACGGCGTCCCCGATATTGAAAGACGGAAACTGGCAGCCCCACACATCAATCCTGTCAACATGATTATGGTTGCTAGATTTGCGGAGCCAAAGGACTATCAAACACTAGTGGAGGTTTTAAGTAAATTAAAAACCAAAGAGTGGAAAATTCATTTTGTTGGAGAAGGACCATTAAAGAGAGATATAGAATTAGAGGTGGATAAACGGGGATTATCAGAACGAGTAACTTTTTTAGGTAAAAGGGATGATGTCCCTGAAATTTTAGCAAATTCACAAATCTTTATTTTACTATCAAAATGGGAGGGCTTACCGTTAAGCATTATTGAAGCAATGCGATCAGGACTTCCTGTTATTGCAAGTAATGTTGGAGGAGTAAGTGAATTGGTTCAAAATGGAAAGTCAGGTTTTCTTATCGAAAAAGGAGATAAGGAAGGTTTGCTTGAAAAAATTACGCAATTAATTGATCAGCCAATGCTTAGAAAACAGTTTGGACAATCGGGCAGGATGATTTATATAGAAAATTTTACAATAGAAAGGATGGTAGATGATACTCTTACGTTTTATCAACAAGTGGTATCCAAAATATAA
- a CDS encoding YitT family protein, with the protein MTKLKILKRAIAICIGAVLMAVGLEIFLVPNSVIDGGITGISIMLSHITTLPLGLFIFVLNLPFFFIGKKQIGKTFAISTLFGIIILSIFTALFHPVPAFTENIFLATIFGGIVVGAGVGIVIRYGGALDGTEILAILFNKRLPFSVGEIIMIINVFILGIAGFVFSWDRSMYSIIAYVIATKTIDTVVKGFDESKSIWIITDKHKEVGEAILARLGRGVTYLNGQGAYTEDEKKVIFCIINRLEEAKLNTILEEIDERAFLAVGDIAEVRGGNFKKKNIH; encoded by the coding sequence ATGACTAAACTGAAAATTTTAAAAAGAGCAATTGCTATTTGTATCGGTGCAGTATTAATGGCAGTTGGCTTGGAAATCTTTTTAGTTCCTAACAGTGTCATTGATGGCGGTATAACAGGTATATCGATTATGCTTTCTCACATTACCACCTTACCACTCGGGCTTTTTATCTTCGTCTTAAACCTACCATTCTTTTTTATTGGGAAAAAACAAATTGGAAAAACTTTTGCCATTTCCACACTTTTCGGGATTATCATCTTATCTATATTTACAGCGTTATTTCATCCGGTACCGGCTTTTACTGAGAATATATTTTTAGCTACAATCTTTGGCGGAATTGTCGTCGGTGCAGGAGTAGGAATTGTTATTCGTTATGGTGGAGCATTAGATGGGACGGAAATACTTGCTATTTTATTTAATAAAAGATTACCCTTTTCCGTAGGCGAAATTATTATGATTATTAACGTTTTTATTCTCGGTATAGCAGGGTTTGTTTTTTCATGGGATCGTTCTATGTACTCGATTATTGCATATGTAATAGCTACAAAAACAATAGATACCGTAGTTAAAGGATTTGATGAATCTAAATCGATTTGGATTATTACGGATAAACATAAGGAAGTAGGGGAAGCAATACTTGCTCGATTAGGACGGGGTGTTACGTATTTAAATGGTCAAGGGGCATATACAGAAGACGAAAAGAAAGTGATCTTTTGTATTATAAACCGTTTAGAGGAAGCTAAGTTAAATACTATTTTAGAAGAAATTGATGAACGTGCTTTTCTCGCTGTAGGTGATATAGCCGAGGTTCGAGGAGGCAATTTTAAGAAAAAAAATATTCATTAA
- a CDS encoding GNAT family N-acetyltransferase produces the protein MNIKKITSLQQLMTYREVWNDILSMCQNNNPFIEFEWIRQWLCYFQDSFEPYIYLVEHEDEVIAIFPFIKKRTRFYNYIHFAGYGQANYMDIVAVEKWKEIAIRTVMNELINERRKVVILHGLLDSKGTANAFIHYCTDNDIPVHKSQIIAPFIDLQMENFDDFIKKKMKKHGGDRKEKRMKKLGNVAFHPLDKTQLETMFRLHEKRWKSKIDTSGFSKGHTHDFYKNIAFLNNKVIETKIDGLFIENRLVAFFYGFVCRNRYVLYILAHDDDFGVFSPGRMLLKETIKNRYRNQVQNFDLSIGFEPYKLDWNTNTDRVSKVILPCKGWLSRFGYWHVSMRDKLIQFLKKNKSLVHFKRNTLGKLLNFLHDLNPSYFKKTIKTIGGFLFQKNMVEIYRIDRRLFEKKTVSKKFQLITLKELIQHSSIFKGNVEEIIKRLYQKQQCYCLIQDGMITNYFWVNEKVLQIDVVDVAEQLPSHSAYIYDWQSFDGDVASTLFEKNNKLLSIYVAIPNHCKDKTSFHDQGFIRVYQITKKVIFGFRFISRRNF, from the coding sequence ATGAATATTAAGAAGATTACCAGTTTACAACAGTTAATGACATATCGAGAAGTTTGGAATGACATTTTGTCAATGTGCCAAAACAATAACCCCTTTATCGAATTCGAATGGATCCGTCAATGGCTTTGTTATTTCCAAGATTCCTTTGAACCCTATATTTATCTAGTCGAACATGAGGATGAAGTGATTGCTATCTTTCCCTTTATAAAAAAAAGAACAAGATTTTATAATTATATCCACTTTGCCGGTTACGGCCAAGCAAATTATATGGATATTGTGGCAGTGGAAAAGTGGAAGGAGATAGCCATTCGTACAGTTATGAATGAATTAATTAATGAAAGAAGAAAGGTAGTTATCCTACATGGACTTCTTGATAGTAAAGGGACGGCTAATGCATTTATTCATTACTGTACTGATAATGATATTCCAGTTCATAAATCTCAAATCATTGCCCCTTTTATTGATTTGCAAATGGAGAATTTTGATGACTTTATTAAGAAAAAAATGAAAAAGCATGGAGGGGACAGAAAAGAAAAACGAATGAAAAAGCTGGGAAATGTAGCCTTTCATCCTTTGGATAAAACCCAGTTAGAAACGATGTTTCGGCTTCATGAAAAGCGCTGGAAATCGAAGATCGATACGAGCGGTTTTTCAAAAGGTCATACGCACGATTTTTATAAAAACATTGCATTTTTAAATAACAAAGTAATTGAAACAAAAATTGATGGGCTCTTTATTGAAAACCGTCTGGTTGCCTTTTTTTATGGATTTGTTTGCAGAAATCGATATGTATTATATATTTTAGCCCACGATGATGATTTTGGGGTGTTTAGCCCCGGGAGAATGCTATTAAAAGAAACGATAAAAAACCGTTATAGGAATCAGGTTCAAAATTTTGATCTAAGTATCGGTTTTGAACCATATAAATTAGACTGGAATACTAACACCGATAGAGTTAGCAAAGTAATATTACCATGTAAAGGCTGGCTTTCGCGGTTTGGCTATTGGCATGTTTCTATGAGAGATAAACTGATTCAGTTTTTAAAGAAAAATAAAAGCTTAGTCCATTTTAAGAGGAATACACTTGGAAAGTTATTAAATTTTTTACATGATCTAAATCCCTCCTATTTTAAGAAAACAATAAAAACAATAGGAGGGTTTCTGTTTCAAAAAAATATGGTGGAGATTTATCGAATCGATCGTAGATTGTTTGAAAAAAAAACTGTTTCGAAAAAATTCCAACTAATAACCTTAAAAGAATTAATTCAACATTCATCTATTTTTAAAGGGAATGTAGAAGAAATCATCAAAAGGTTATATCAAAAGCAACAGTGCTATTGCTTGATTCAGGATGGAATGATAACTAATTATTTTTGGGTTAATGAAAAGGTACTTCAAATAGACGTAGTAGATGTTGCTGAACAACTTCCAAGTCATTCTGCTTACATATACGACTGGCAATCATTTGATGGAGATGTTGCTTCCACACTGTTTGAGAAAAATAATAAATTACTGTCTATTTACGTGGCTATCCCGAACCATTGTAAAGATAAAACGTCTTTTCATGACCAAGGGTTTATTAGGGTTTATCAAATTACGAAAAAAGTAATTTTTGGCTTCAGATTCATCAGCAGACGAAATTTCTAA
- a CDS encoding O-antigen ligase family protein, translating into MQFNFGLFVFFLIGIFLSFSRAAWGNCVLASACYFLFISNIPIKKRVITLLLCLIAGTFLLFYLGNTPLIANLLNERLGMQNYDTERFSTQKAAFEAGFSNLIGMGPGQSDENLEMSTHSLYARLFAENGLIGFLSFFVFFILSMLQALKRTLRSSYQVRGLYSIIFASLVGLIFNSLFIDTLHWRHFWLLLALAWCAEEEINEGMPEPIKIKGR; encoded by the coding sequence GTGCAGTTCAATTTTGGTCTCTTTGTCTTTTTTTTAATAGGTATTTTTCTCAGTTTTTCCAGAGCAGCATGGGGAAATTGTGTTTTGGCATCAGCCTGCTATTTTCTTTTCATTAGCAATATTCCTATAAAAAAAAGAGTAATCACACTATTATTATGCTTAATTGCTGGAACTTTTCTCCTTTTCTATTTAGGAAATACACCATTAATTGCAAACTTACTTAATGAACGATTAGGCATGCAAAACTATGATACGGAGCGTTTTTCCACTCAAAAGGCAGCGTTTGAAGCGGGTTTTTCCAATTTAATCGGAATGGGTCCTGGCCAAAGTGACGAGAATCTTGAGATGTCCACCCATAGCCTTTATGCACGCTTATTTGCAGAAAATGGACTTATCGGCTTTCTATCCTTTTTTGTCTTTTTCATTCTAAGTATGTTACAAGCGTTAAAACGCACTTTACGCTCCTCTTACCAAGTGAGGGGACTATATTCGATTATTTTTGCTTCATTAGTGGGTTTAATCTTTAATAGTTTGTTTATTGATACATTGCATTGGAGGCACTTTTGGCTGCTTTTAGCCTTGGCTTGGTGCGCGGAAGAGGAAATAAATGAAGGGATGCCAGAACCCATTAAAATAAAAGGACGGTGA
- a CDS encoding DMT family transporter: protein MAWIYLILAGIFEMFGVMFINKLHKDRNVFSFFLLFIGFAGSFLFLSLAMQTLPMGTAYAIWTGIGASGGAILGMIFYGEQKDWKRIVCITLVVSAAVGLKLVS from the coding sequence ATGGCGTGGATTTATTTAATTCTAGCCGGTATTTTTGAAATGTTCGGTGTAATGTTTATTAACAAATTGCATAAAGACCGAAACGTTTTCTCCTTTTTCTTACTCTTTATCGGTTTCGCGGGAAGTTTTCTTTTTTTATCACTTGCAATGCAAACTTTACCAATGGGTACTGCTTACGCCATATGGACAGGAATTGGTGCATCTGGCGGAGCCATTTTAGGGATGATTTTCTACGGCGAACAAAAAGATTGGAAAAGGATTGTCTGTATAACATTAGTTGTTAGTGCTGCAGTTGGGCTGAAGTTAGTTTCCTAA
- a CDS encoding DMT family transporter, translating into MNAHWSKVFIGAIFEVVWVMGLKHADTFLTWSGTIIAIILSFYLMIMAGKHLPVGTVYAVFVGLGTAGTVISEIIFFHEAFKLSKLLLIALLLIGVIGLKIFSSDTTQDRGNS; encoded by the coding sequence ATGAACGCACATTGGAGTAAAGTTTTCATCGGTGCTATTTTTGAAGTGGTTTGGGTAATGGGGTTGAAGCATGCCGATACTTTTTTAACATGGTCAGGAACGATAATTGCTATTATTTTAAGTTTTTATTTAATGATCATGGCAGGAAAACATCTGCCTGTAGGTACTGTTTACGCTGTTTTTGTTGGATTAGGAACAGCTGGAACGGTTATCTCTGAGATCATTTTTTTCCACGAAGCTTTTAAACTATCAAAGCTCCTTTTAATCGCTCTTTTACTTATTGGTGTAATTGGTTTAAAAATCTTTTCCAGTGATACAACACAAGACAGGGGGAATAGTTAA
- a CDS encoding polysaccharide deacetylase family protein, producing the protein MEYVKEKQGCKTLIDHGTLIISLDFELYWGVQDVMSLEQYQDNLLGVRQAVPEMLKLFQEHEIHATWATVGKLFFETKSQLLSSQPLLKPNYENSTFSGYRLINKIGESEKEDPFHYAHSLIEQILLVPHQEIGTHTFSHYYCLEAGQTAGEFAADVKKAIEIGNEKKINIKSIAFPRNQVNQDYLTICRENGLTSYRGNEVFPIYNASPFIESQYTYKRILRLVDSYVNITGHHIYSLDTLDTEPIVNLPSSRFLRPYNPKLKMLEKLRLKRINNSITKAAKQNKMYHLWWHPHNFGVNLEENLQFLSKILTHFSRMKRNYGMKSYNMAEASAIIIDTFRKTEIIQ; encoded by the coding sequence ATGGAATATGTCAAAGAAAAGCAGGGGTGTAAAACATTGATAGACCACGGAACATTGATTATCTCACTTGATTTTGAACTATATTGGGGTGTTCAGGATGTAATGAGCCTTGAGCAATATCAGGATAATCTGCTCGGAGTACGCCAAGCTGTTCCGGAAATGCTTAAACTTTTTCAGGAGCATGAAATTCACGCAACTTGGGCCACAGTTGGAAAACTATTCTTTGAAACCAAATCACAATTATTGAGTAGCCAGCCATTGTTGAAACCAAACTACGAAAATTCAACATTTTCGGGATATCGTTTAATCAATAAAATAGGTGAGTCAGAGAAAGAAGACCCATTTCATTATGCGCATTCCTTAATCGAGCAAATATTACTGGTGCCTCATCAAGAAATTGGCACCCATACCTTTTCGCATTACTATTGTTTGGAGGCAGGTCAAACCGCCGGAGAATTTGCTGCCGATGTAAAGAAGGCGATAGAAATTGGGAATGAAAAGAAAATAAACATAAAATCGATTGCCTTTCCACGTAATCAAGTGAATCAAGATTATTTAACGATTTGCCGTGAAAATGGACTAACGTCGTATCGAGGAAATGAAGTTTTTCCTATCTATAACGCTAGCCCTTTCATCGAATCCCAATATACGTATAAACGTATTCTTAGATTGGTAGATTCGTATGTAAATATAACCGGACATCATATTTATTCCCTCGACACCTTGGATACCGAACCAATCGTTAATCTTCCATCTAGCAGATTTCTCCGTCCTTATAACCCGAAACTTAAAATGTTAGAAAAGTTGCGTTTAAAAAGGATAAATAACAGCATAACAAAAGCCGCCAAACAAAATAAAATGTATCATTTATGGTGGCATCCACATAATTTTGGGGTGAACCTGGAAGAAAACCTACAATTTCTTTCAAAAATACTTACTCACTTCTCACGCATGAAAAGAAACTACGGGATGAAAAGCTATAATATGGCAGAAGCATCTGCAATAATCATCGATACCTTTAGGAAAACAGAAATTATACAATGA